The Anopheles gambiae chromosome 2, idAnoGambNW_F1_1, whole genome shotgun sequence genomic sequence AACGTTGAAATTACCGACACTACGCACCTGCAACCTTACATGAATCACACAGCAACGGTGCTAGGTGTGTTCTTcctggagaaagaaaaaacaacttctTCTTTCAGCTTTACTTTGCCTCGATATGAACTGGTTCCGTTTCCCTGTATTTCGTTAGCTATATACGTGGTGGAATTGTATTGAAAttgtgaagaaaaacaactaaTTTCCTTTTACTCTCTAATCCTATTCACCCCTTTGCAAAACAGCTGTCGCTCAGGAGAGCTTCAAGTGTCCGGACGATTTCGGCTTCTACCCGCATCACAGCTCCTGCGACAAGTACTGGAAGTGTGACAACAACGTGGCCGAGCTGAAGACCTGCGGCAACGGTCTCGCCTTCGACGCGACAGACTCCAAATACCTGACCGAGAACTGTGACTACCTGCACAACGTCGACTGTGGCGACCGCACCCAGCTAGGTATGTATGCTTTACTGATATACGCTATCAAACACAGTGATTGTACAGTTGAAAAGAATTGGGAGAATTTATAACACGATTGTTCGAGGTTAATGGCACTTGAACTGTTGCTTGGTGCTTGCTGATAAGCAATTAAAACCCAACAGACGAAATATATTTTCAGTAACATGCAGTGAATGAATACAGTACAGATAAAGCTTATGGTTGCTTAGGCAACGCATAAGCGAGTCTTTTTATGCGTTTCCATTTCCCAGAAAGATTGGTGAATGAAATGTGATGGTTTTTCATTCGATAacttgttattttatttctgtGTAACATATCCGGAACCAAACTCACAATGGATGTTGAACAAACCATTGACCATGGAATTGACCATTGAAAATGGGGTTACCATACACAATAACCGTTATTGTGCAATTGATCCTTGCTGTGAAATTGATACTACTTGAATTGATTGGCTAGGCGTCAAATAACTGAAAATGACTGAAGGAAATTTCACTGTACTTTCCAAAAGCGTtgggagatcaatttgggttaCATTCGAGTAAATATGACTGTTTTTACACTAACGTAACAgttcaaaataaatgaattgttgCTGGCCTATACCTTACCTCGCTGTTTGCCTCTCTCGCCACCCAATTCTAGAACCACCGATCTCCACTCCCCACTGCGAGCGTCTGTACGGTATCTTTGCGGATGCGGCCAAGTGCGATGTGTTCTGGAACTGCTGGAACGGTGAGGCCTCGCGCTACCAGTGCTCGCCCGGACTGGCCTACGATCGTGAGGCGCGCGTCTGCATGTGGGCCGACCAGGTGCCGGAATGCAAGAACGAAGGTAAGCTAGCAATGACCGCTTTCCTGCTGTCCATTTGTACTAATGCTCTCTTCGTACGATTCCCCGTCCCCGGACCGTAACCGTTACGACCACAGAAGTAGCGAATGGATTCGCCTGCCCGGCCGCCGGTGAGATCTCCAATGCTGGATCCTTCTCGCGACATGCACACCCGGAGGACTGCCGCAAGTACTACATCTGTCTGGAGGGAGTCGCCCGCGAGTACGGCTGCCCGATCGGAACCGTCTTCAAGATCGGCGATGCTGACGGCACTGGCAACTGCGAAGATCCCGAGGACGTTCCCGGATGGTAAGCATCgtttgctctgtgtgtgtgtgtgtgtgtgtgtgtgtgtgtgtgtgtgtgtgttacttcTTTTCGGGTTCCCTGGTGCCCTGGGATGGTACTACCCTTCCCTTACCCAAGAGATTgtgttggtgtatgtgtgtttgcaatCATGTGCAGGGTTTATTTGGTGTTCCGATCAATAGTTtgtacttgtgtttgtgtctgtaaTCATTCTATCAAACTCACATACTGTTCCGCTGTTTGCCGATGTTTACTCTGTGCTGTCCTGCCGACGGGCAAGCACATGTAGGCAGCATCAGTGCGGCAACCCATTGGCTATTAAAACCGACAGACAACTTCTACATCAAAGCCGCCAAAAACATTACCAAAACTTTGCAACTTCGGGCGCCTTTTCGAGATTACGAAGTTAATCTCATTTCGATTCATTTCTGACGAACTAAACATTCTCTTACCCTCTCTCGCCATACGtatgcacacactcacaaaaactTCCTGTAGGAAAGAAAGTTAACTTCACGCAAAATCAACCCCAGCCATTGTGGACGGAAGTTGTAATGATCTTTCCTACACCCTGacaacaaactcacacacatcaTCGCCCATCATTCGCATTATCATGTCTCGAGAGTGTATAATTCTtaattctttctttctctctaacCAATCGTCTAATCTTCCCCCCTCCCACCTTACACCCCCAACAGCGAAGATTACTACGGTGATTTGGACTTGAAAAGCATCCGCAAGAGCGAACTCCTTGCCGGTCTAGCCCTCCAGTCCGGTGGTGCGCCCGCTGCCACCAAAGCTAACGTTAAGTCGAACCGTCCGGCTCCCAAGGACAGCAACTAAAGAACAGGGGACAGTAAAGACAGTGCATAAAACCGGGGGGGGACTTAACGAGTAGTGGGGTTTTTAGGGAAGCAGACAGGAAGAGATAAAGAAGAGATGCAGAACGAGAGAGCAGCAAATGAAGAATGTAACTGAAACAACAGGGTTAACTGTAAGGAGAATTCCAATGAGCACATTGCGCAGAACAGTGGGTGCAGGGCTGTAGATCAGGGACCGGAAATGACGAGATAAAGGGCGAATAGACGGATAGTGTCGATCAACGGAAGAATAAGGACCACGCATATCGCATGACGCTGCGCCAACGGAAAGGAAATTCACTACATTTGGCGCTGATTGCATTGTGTTTTAAGGAAGCGCTCTTCCATATCGAGTAGGATGGAGTCAATTTCCACACGACAGTTTGTAAAGCTAAAAACCAAGACTTAAAATTCGATCAGGCACGAACCATACAGCCAACCAATTACAAACTAGCGCCCAATCACAGCCCAACTCAGCAGGATTACGTTGAGTTTTGCTCGTGATCAGCAGGTGCGGTGTGAAGAAATTGAACGCAGTTTCTATTGTGATCATATTTTGTGTAtctttttgttgtgttcaGATTACAAACGTCTTTTTTACATCTGACTTCTCGTTGCaaatagcaaaagaaaaatcctTTTTCCTTGCTTGCAACGGTCTAGACAGTGTGCCGTTGTTGTGCCTTTGTTTTCCCGGTATCGTACTTTGAACGGATCGTTTTCGATTCGAATTGCTCGAAGTGGCTCGTCCGTGTGTTTGTTGCACACGATGCAGTTTGCTGTTTCCACGCCTTGACCTTTAACCTCTGAGTTTGACTGTAGTTGAGGAGAAGTGAacgaaaatgaatgaatgaggGAGACCGAGGGAAGCGCCTTAGTTTAGAGCctagaacaacacaaaacaaacagaaaatgaaacaataataaaaaaaatctttaaaaccactttaaaacaaaacaccaccatTCATCCTTCTTTATCATTATCGATTGATTACTTCTTCCTTTCTCACGATTTCACCGCCCTTCGGTTCAACTTTCGGTGTGTTGATTGCTCGGTATTAtgggtgtgtgttgtttttcaccTAATAATTCGTTTCTTTAGTTTCTTAATGTTTGGTTTTGGAGTTTCGCCCACAGACTGGATCGAttgtttctttctgtttttgtttttgtttttttttttgctaacatTCTGATTACTAACGGGTAAGCCATCTTCATGTCACGCCACTGTGACAAGCGTGTGTTCTAATGTTTCCTTCAATCTCTGTCCTGTCACTTGTGACACTTCATTCGATGACATCATACGATTGAGTTTTCACATTCATGGTTCCATTAACGTTGGTTGAGTATATTTTAttcgttcttttctttttcggtattgttttctggtggtgcAAAATTGCTTTACAACTCATAAAAAGTCCAATTATGTTTGACATTGTTTCTTTCACTCCTTCCAGCGAGGACTATTACGGTGACCAGGACATCAAGGCGCTCCAGAAGAAAGGATATTAATCGTAGTCACTAGTGTAAGCACAATTGAGTGTAAGTTATTTCCGCGAGCCGTGAACAatctttttaataaaaacagagtataaaaaaggaactcattgtatttgctttattttaccGTTACTGAGTGgcaaaataaagaagaaaatatgGTTTAAATTCTACACTGAATGTACACGGAATCTTACAGTATGTAAGCGGAAAGAGTTGCTGAAACGGATGAGATAATACATCATTTCCCGGTTCGCGCAAGCATTGCGTTCCGTCCCATGACTGGTATAGATTTGAATAGAGTACTTGAACCGGAAATTAATCGTGATCATCTCCACAACCAAAATACAGATCGCCGATCAGCTTTACCATCAATGGGGGTTTTTAATCGGTTCGCAAACCTCGGAATTACAAGAAATAAGAGGCATTTTGCAATAAGTAACTTACATCTCATGGATCTAAACTTACCACCCTACCTAGTATTATTAAACATATTGAACTTGAAGTCGAGTATGGAAATTAAGCAAATTTTAAGCAACACACAGTAATGAGCGCTCAATAAGATGTAGGTTTGGTTTAAAACCAGTCGTTGAATAATCGAAACAGGCATTTCAGGAAGTATTTGTTTTACCTTAAAATTATGAGGCAAATTATGTGGGTGATAGGAATAATGCTTGTAGTTGTTATTGCCCTTACCTATAATGATTATCGATAATCATGTGATATGTGATATTTTTCTGTCTGATTCCTACTCTTCCATCTGATTTCCAAAGCAGTCCTTTGGGATTGCACACAAATTGTACGAATgttgaatattattttacGAAACAATGAAGCCATATCAATTTATGCCTATAGCAGTATTTTACCTTACATAGAGCAATGCCAAACAATGGTGTAATGAAAATAGTGAAATGTAATGCTTTTCCATATGCTTACTTTTTATCCAATAGCGACCTTCTGTTGCATGGAAATTATGAAGTCATTATGGTTGGTTAATTAAAACTGATCAAATGATGCTCGCCAGTTTTTATTTGACTGACAGTTGCTGTCAAAAATTATGAATTGTATAGTCGTTTATCATTATTGGAATTTTGTAGATTATAGATGTTGGTAGAATTATATCAAAAGATTTACCTTTAACGTGATACTGTAGGCATTTCAATAAGTATTCGCATAATCGAAACAAGCATTTCAAGAAGTATTGGTTTTACCTTAAAATTACGAAGCAAATTATGTGGGTGATAGGAACAATACTTGTAGTTGTTATTGCCCTTACCAATAATGATTATCAATAATCATGTGATATGTGATATTTTTCTGTCTGATTCCTACTCTTCCATCTGATTTCCAAATGCACCCTTTGAGTTTGCACACAAATTGAACGAATGTTGAATATTATTTTGCGAAACAATGAAGCCATATTAATTCACGCCTATAGGAGTATTTTACCTTCATATAGCAATGTCAAGCAATGATGTAATGCAAATGGTGAAATGTAATGCTTTTCCATATGCTTACTTTTTATCCAACAGCGACCTTCTGTTGCATGGAAATTATGAAGCCTCTCTGGTTGGTTAAATTTAAACTGATCAAATTATGCTCGCCAGTTTTTATTTGACTGACAGTTGCTGTCAAAGATTATGAGTTGTATAGTCGTTTATCATTTTCGGAATATTATTGATTATAGTTGATGGTACAATTAAATCAAAATACTTTTATCGTAATATTGTAGATCTTGTATATTCTGCATAACGGCCCGTAATGGGTATGTTATGTTTTTAAGTCATACGAGTATACAACTGTTCCACGAGACCGCCCCAACATAAACCAATTAAATTCTTTACCTAATTATCACTAAACAACCTCCATGCAAAGCTGTGCCAGTCATAAATCATGTATACAAATAGAATCTTCAACAAAATGCATTAATGCATAGAGCTGGAGGTCATTCGGTCAATTCaacggggaaaaaatatgTACAATCCTCTTCCGAAGTACTTGTTTTCGTTGCAAACATGATGAAAAGAATAGGTAAGTGCCAAACGCGGGAGGAACATAGCGGCACGTAGCTatggaaaatcaaatcaagAAATCATTCGACTCAACCAACGGGCGTTAGAAAGGAATGTTTTTATTGCCGATAGGGACGGCGgttttgttgtagttgtttttcATGCTCTTTCAAGTCTTTGCAAGTTTTTGGCAGCGTTGAGTTAAGTTGAACTGGTCTCACAAACACTCTCACATGCGTACGCATTGTTCTGGGAAAGTTCTTTAGTCACTGCTCGAAGCTACTTTGCTGCTGCGTTCGCTACCGGAGCGGAAAATTCCATTCCACGCGCGTAGAAAAACGTGAAGCTGAAGTGGGGAGGAGGACGAAAGCAGGTCAAAAAtcttattattaaatttcataaatacATACTTTATTGCCACGCGTACACAAAATACCTGTTGGATGCGTACGATGACGCGCAGGAGTTGATCGATTGGTGGCCGGCGGAAAGCGAACGttcctctttcttcttctcgtgTTGTGTCGTcctctgcacacacacgcacactcaacGCTCCTGGGCGCGGGCGTGTTTATCGTATCGTATCGTGTGCGGTGATTTGGGTTGTCATGGGAAAAACCGTCACCGCAGGACATTTGTGGCCCAGGCCCCATCGTTGCCAACCAGCGCTGCAACACGGTTGCTCGGCATGGGCACGCAAGATGGCAGATAAGCTCGTTACACCGAGGGCAGCGGGTGAAATGCGCAAAGTATGGGCACGCGAATAATTTGTCCCCGGTGACCGATTTGTGGTGAGCGTTCGGTGGGTCCAACGGGTCGTGGTGGCTTGCCGGTATCGAAGTTTGATGGGCGATAACTTGTCCGCGGTCGTAACGATTCTGGCGCCTGGCCGGCTCGTCTTGACGGTTAACGTTGAACTCGTAATTGAAATCGTTCGTTACTTGCTAAACGTTTTATTGGCATTTGGTGGTGAAGTCGTTGCCGGATTTACGAAGCTTATCTCATTATGCACGTCACCAGCGCGGACCGGTTGCGGATCAATCTTTTAAAAAGGGCGTCGTTGCATGATGCGATATAGTACAGGCATTACGgctttgattgttttgtttcgtgtgaacttttttttttttaataaaaataatatctaaagaacatttcaagATAATGCGTTAATACACACCATTGGATCATAAACCATAATGAGTAAATAAATCGGATACAGCGAAGGTAAGTACGCATCCACCGCTTTGTGAAATATGACGATATATGTGcataataatacatttttaatttaaaataatgttttaacaATTCATTTATGAACACATCAAAAATTTT encodes the following:
- the LOC1279776 gene encoding protein obstructor-E isoform X1, which translates into the protein MKYSIVFVVALFGAAVAQESFKCPDDFGFYPHHSSCDKYWKCDNNVAELKTCGNGLAFDATDSKYLTENCDYLHNVDCGDRTQLEPPISTPHCERLYGIFADAAKCDVFWNCWNGEASRYQCSPGLAYDREARVCMWADQVPECKNEEVANGFACPAAGEISNAGSFSRHAHPEDCRKYYICLEGVAREYGCPIGTVFKIGDADGTGNCEDPEDVPGCEDYYGDLDLKSIRKSELLAGLALQSGGAPAATKANVKSNRPAPKDSN
- the LOC1279776 gene encoding protein obstructor-E isoform X2 → MKYSIVFVVALFGAAVAQESFKCPDDFGFYPHHSSCDKYWKCDNNVAELKTCGNGLAFDATDSKYLTENCDYLHNVDCGDRTQLEPPISTPHCERLYGIFADAAKCDVFWNCWNGEASRYQCSPGLAYDREARVCMWADQVPECKNEEVANGFACPAAGEISNAGSFSRHAHPEDCRKYYICLEGVAREYGCPIGTVFKIGDADGTGNCEDPEDVPGCEDYYGDQDIKALQKKGY